CATCATCATGTGGTCATGATTGCTTATTTGCACCTTGTGCTTTTGACTGTGAGTTGGACCGTATCATGTAGGTTTTGATAGcatatgtacactacctgacaaaagtcttgtcgcttagttttaggaacaacaaataataacttgacttctagttgatcatttggtttcagaagttgcttatatgaaaggcctctagattacacttattttaccaaaataaaatttgatcatgccttgacttttaattatttcattaggacagtaaagtctgactttgcttagactaaagtcttgtcacttaacagaaataatgttcaatatagaatatgaagtcatggtgcagtggaaaattaATATTATGTGAATATTAtgtgaattaatattgtgtatgactcccatgagcttggacaactgcatccatacatctctgcaatgactcaaataacttattaataaagtaatctggaatggcaaagatagtgttcttgcaggactccagagttcatcaagattctttgtattcatcttcaatgcctcttccttcGTCTTATGCCTagacattctcaataatgtttatgtctggtgacttggttggccaatcctggagcactttgaccttctttgctctcAAGAACTTtaatgtagaggctgaagtatgagaaggagcgctatcctgctgaataatttgccctctcctgtgctttgtaatgtaatgggcagcaaaaatgtcttgatatctcaggctgttgatgttggaatctactctgcagatctcttgcacaccctcaTACCGAATGTAATCCTAAACCAAGAGTTTTTCTTCACcatacttgactgatttctgtgacaatattgggtctatgcgggttccaataggtcttctgcagcatttgtgataattgggaacgagtttcataaataaaactaccgtctgccacttttccatatgatcaactagatgtcaacttattatttgttgctcttacaactgagatcaatgacaagacttttgtcaggtagtgtagagtgTGATGTACAGTTGGACCATAACATGTAGGTTTTAAAACACTGATTTGGCACTATTCGCTTGCACTGCAGATCGATTCAGTGGGAATTCAAAAACCTTTTACTTTCTATTTGTCTCTCGCTTGATTGATGTTCCTACATTAGTcttttattaaagtaaacacttctttgtttaaataaatcacaCCCTCTTTATAAATCGACTGTAATGCCGTTCAGCTTGATTAATTCCACTGCTGGCCTGACTGATGATGTTTTACAGACGTGCATAGCTGCACTGCGTTCACTTGGTCAATTGCTGCAGTCTGACCCAATGTTAAAAATAGCTGGCTAATGATGTGATTGACAGGAGTGAGGGCAGGTGATCTGATTGACACTAATCTCACAGAGCTGTGGAAAATGAAGGTTATCTGCGTTCAGGATGGGCATAATGAATTTGATTTAAGCATGTTTTAATCTCGGAATAGTTGCAAGACAATATAAATAGCTTGGCGTGGATGAAAAGCGGCCTCTGCCAAAATCAATGTTTTTGTCTTTACTGAATTAGGCATTTATGAATGTGTTCCTCGTTTATCATTGGAGATTTATTAGATCTTCGTGTGAAGTGTTACAGCTGCCTCAGTAGTTTCCTGTATTGAGTGAGTGTTTTGTGCAGCTGTACACAGTGGTGTGTGTTCCCAAGTGAGTCTCTGTGGATGCATTACTGTCAGTCTCTGCACACTCCATATAAACAGATTAACCCTAGACTTTACAATCTACTTCAGCTCAGTCTCTTGAACACATagctaatagggtatatgcacaactAGTGTTTCTTTTCATaccgataaacttccagtgaacggTTAATGTTACGTTTTCTTTTCAAGGTTTATacgattccttttacagcattgatgttgtaatgtaattaaaatataatcagttaaatagacttcagcgtTCATGTTCAtgtagttgttcaagcataaaacgagaggAAAAGCACATGCCATCAGGAACAGCAGGCctgcgcagaaactccattgaaaatattggggtaaaatgaaggctcatattttaaagacatggtgggaaagaatgtcatttaatgcagagCTTCTTGTACATTTTGAGACCTACTTTATATCGTATTTCAATAAGGCAAGGAAGATCGctggtttttaaagaaaatagaccTCAAACATGCCGATTTTGTAACAGCATGCAGTTCATCGAAAGCTTTTGACCCAGGTTACgcaaaaattaaaagtccttctgcatataccctataggaACATGTTGGAAATGATTAATAGTTTAAAAAGTAATGTATAGTACTAAATGAAGTGTAAATCGGTCAGAAATTAAAAATGGGGTTCACACATCAACTTAAAAAACATAATACAgctctaaatgtatttatttgttatgtaATAGAAGGTGTTCTTCATCTCATTTAATGTAACAGTAGATATATAGTAAACAATCTTGTTCGTCCTACAACTATaatgttgtcattttaaatcattttatacTTTACTGCTATCCTTTAAAGCACTagattttgattgtttttaataatgaaaaatataatacatacatttatagGATCACTTATTCTTAAACCAACTATGTTCataaatttttacataaatatgttacactaattaaattttatttaatattttatataagatCACATTTGTAAATTGAATTTGGTGCAGACTTCACATTTGGCCAATGCACATGgataatatatattgcatatatggccaatataataacttttattttgctAATAAATTAATTCAGTGCTAAAGACTGTTGAGtaaatcagattttattgtgtgtACACAGTGCTGAGCATATAGAAGTAAACCCCTCAcgaatctctcttttaaattcatatttttaaaaggaagctattcaacaatatattgtgcatatacattagagtAGTCAGTACTGGAGCCAAATCTgaagctcatctaacaaaataaaaattgaaaatgtagttttaatttgtagtttgtattttttctgcaacatttttcttgaatttaattgttttatctttcaatttctcaatatgtttggtgactaaaatataatttgaaaaaatatatctgtttaataaatctgttttgttgaaatgcaccaaaatacattaactatattcacagagaaatggaccaaatgttcattttcaaaatgggctgtactctaTTATGCTGATATGTCATATCATATGCTGTCAGTATTCCACATCACATCAGCTTGAAGTCACACTAACAAAGAGACAAAATCTGAAGTGAACTGATGTTTTGTCGATTACTCACTGTAGACTAACTGTGACTCTCATTGGGACGAggcataaatgtataaatctgtGCAATTTCTGTAATCCACAAAGAGCTGATGTGCTACGCAACACTGAAGCCTAGCAATTACGTCTTATTAGGCTTTTTAGCTAACAAGGTAATTATCTAATAGCAGCGGTGGCAGAACAAAGTAACCTCAAAATGCTCAACCAAGGCGGTGCTTTGTGTTTAATGGGATAGctcaccaaaaaaagaaaatgctgtcattatttacttacacTAGTGTTGCTCTAAATgccatatgatttttttttcttcatagaccacaaaagtgaaaaataaactaatgttCTGCTAATGCTTGTTCTTATATCGCTATTAACAGCAATCTGATGCAGAATTGTCAACACAAGATTTtttgtgaattaaattaaattaatttaggcATGACAACATTATATGTAAAATGGAATTCAGTTTCAGATTGTCAGAGGATACATCAGAAATGTTAGCGCAGTTTAAAACATTTACTTGAAGTTATtgttaaattaactttaaatgtaaaaaacagtGTAAAACATTCAGTATCGGCACATCTCTAATCTATATCACTGTTCCTCCAGGTGGTTCGAGCACGTTTGGAAGAGCGAGGAATCACGGTTCGAGATGTTAGGCTGAACGGTTCAGCTGCCAGTCACGTTCTGCACCAGGACACGGGCCTCGGATACAAAGACTTGGACCTGATTTTTGGTGTTTCTCTGTCAGATGACCAGGCTTTCCGTGTGGTGAAGGACGTGGTTCTCGACAGCCTGCTGGACTTCCTACCTGAAGGCGTCAGCAAAGAGCGAATCTCAGCACTGACTCTGAAAGAGGCTTACGTGCAGAAACTGGTGAAGGTGTGCAACGACACCGACCGCTGGAGCCTCATCTCGCTTTCCAATAACACAGGCAAGAACGTCGAGCTCAAGTTCGTGGACTCTCTAAGACGGCAGTTTGAGTTCAGCGTGGACTCCTTCCAGATTGTTTTGGACTCTCTTCTTCTGTTCGACCGTTGTTCGGAGACGCCCATGTCGGAGTGTTTCCACCCTACAGTTTTGGGCGAGAGTATGTATGGGAACTTCGAGGAAGCTCTTGGCCATCTGTGCAACAAGGCCATCGCTACACGAAACCCTGAAGAAATTCGCGGAGGCGGCCTCTTAAAATACTGCCACCTTTTAGTGCGAGGATTCCGTCCCACTTCCGAATCGGAGATGAAATCGCTCCAGCGGTACATGTGCTCTCGGTTCTTCATTGACTTTCCAGACATCGGGGAGCAGCAGCGAAAACTGGAGGCGTACCTACAGAATCACTTTGCCGGAATGGAGCACAAACGGTATGACTGTTTGGTCACGTTGTACCACGTGGTCAATGAGAGTACTGTATGCTTAATGGGACACGAGCGACGGCAGACTTTAAACCTTATCTCAATGCTGGCGCTAAGGGTGCTCGCCGAACAGAACGCCATCCCTACAGTTACCAACGTCACATGTTATTACCAGCCGGCACCGTACGTGCGAGACATCAACTTCAGTAACTACTACATTGCTCACGTGCAGCCGCTGGTTCACACTTGCAGTAGTTCCTATCCGACATGGCTGCCCTGTAACTGACACAGTCGACATCCGTTCTCGTACATCCCCATGTGCTGGAGATGATATGCAAGCAAGTGAATATAAAACGTTTTTTCCAAACTCAAAAAAAGGGATTTTCTGGAggagcttttatttttttaaacaatgtcaaTAGAGCATTCTTGGGACAGCGTCAAAATTGGGAAGACTTATTCTCACCACTGGTTACCTTCTCATTCTTTAAATGCTTTGTATGACAATGTCACAGCCAAACATTAGAGATGCTCCGATCGATCGGCCTAAGATTCAATCGGTACTCCCCAATCTGGGAGATCTCATGAAACGATCGCAGGTGTTGGTTTATGAGTTTACAATCAGAGGAAGACGCACGTGCACACCCGTATATTATACATGGCCTACAGCAGACACAACACAATGAGAAGGTAAACGATGAATGTGGCGATCGATGTGCTCGCGTCACAGCAGCTAAAATACAGATGTGGTGCGACCCGTTTATACAGTCTATTGGCTGTTTATATATGGGGCCAGATCAGTCTcaacaataatatatttacaaaataaagatcatacaacacaattcacatttacaaaatccaattcatgAATACAGAAcaagattcaaaaatacacaaatttaatttattaatttaaaacatgattcaaaaatagacaaatcaaatttgaaaattcaaaagacatttaaaaattacacaaatccaattgtaaatttaaaaaaatacaaaaatcaaatttgtaaaaataaaaaagaaacaaaatgcagatttaatttataaatttaaaacatgattccaaaattcacaaatccaattcgtaaattcaaaattacacaaatccaattcgtaaattaaaaaaaagataaaaaaacacaaatcaaaattgtaaatataaaaaaatgattttaaaaaatgcaaatttaattcgtaaattcaaagcaAGATTcagaaatgcataaaaacaattagtaaattcaaaacatgatttaaaaatacacaaatccaattcgtaagttcaaaacaccattcataaacacaaatctaattcatttgGCGaaaatttttatgatttttttttgtgaattcatAAATTGTGTTTACAGatgtacaaattggattttgtaaatgtgaattgtgctgtgcatgtaggAATTTATACAGTCTAAAACTGCTTCTGGCCTtgacatgttcacacctaaatggtAACAAAAGACATGTTTAAGGttttatatgcagcatccttcatttattttcttaggtACGGCGAGATCTACTCTTAAGCTTCAtgcttagagggaaaatgtgctcaatgcattataaagcatTAGATTCGGTATTCAGTATCGGCTCATGACAAGTAATCGGTACTCGATATCGGCTGTGAAAATcttgatcagagcatccctaccAAAAATATAAGTcatttgaattaaattatttttgataatATGTGTGCAGTTTACATAGTTCAAGTTTTGTTGAGGTGTTTACCTATTAattaaaataccccacaaatatataaaagaaaactgATTTATGGATTTAATTTGTCTTCCGGGTTTTGATGCCTCGACTGTAGCACTCTATTGTTCTTGTGCTAAATGTGACATATATTAGAATGACTGTTCACTGCTGTATGTCTGATTTGAGCCTATTCTTACGTATTCTGTTCTGCAGAGTGAGCGAAGATCTTTTTCACATGTAGcaggaaaaaaaatacactttgtttttttttctctctctcaagtCATGATAGATTCACTTAAACTGTTGCAGGTTATGTAAGCGGGGAGAGAAAGCTGCGTTCTGTGTTGTGaagctatatatgttttttttcagaCTGTGGTTTCAATCAACCtctatttttcttgttttttttttttttaaggaccaAAGATATTTTATTTTCGTCGTTAAAAAAGGAATGTTTGCTGTTGTAATTCCAAGTGcctaaaaacattatataaaaaagtGAGACCTGTGCtctctaaaaaacattttctgtcTCCTTGTTAATTGTAAAACTCTATTTTCAGGGATGGAGGCATGTATTTCCATGAgattaaaaaaagcacaaaaccCATCTTCATGTCTTTTAcctctttttttaaagttgtatACTCCAAAATATACTGCATTAGCTACTATTTTAGCGATTATTTTGACTTAAAGTGTGTTTCTAAATCACATCATGAGACTAAGTGGTCAGTGGTGAAACTGTGAGTGTAGCTGTATTGTGGTCTGAATGTGCGCTGACTCTTAATCTGAGGAAATGGATCCATTGCAGTTCCAGGACATGAACCATAAGGATCCTTTCTAAAGCACAATGGCCTCTGTTTTCCAGTGACACTAAAGGTATCGCACAAAGGCTGTTTTGTTAACCCACCCATGCTGCCCCTGGAGATCGAATCCTATTTCCTTTCATAATGCCATATCcatgtcatttatttttgtaaacatcAACGAGATGTGCTACTAGGAAGTGATGTTAAAATGATTGCAACAGACTTGTTGACACGGTCACGGTTTTATAGCTGTGAATCATTCTATGCTACATCTGCATCTAGTTCTAATAGACTTTACTGGTTCATCGATTGAAAGAGTGTGAGAGAAGGTCTGAACTGGCAACTTCAGCTTTGAACAGTTGGGGTGATGGGTGAATTCTCCTCTTGCCAGTGTGTTCTCGAGCCTTCTTTGTGTCACTTCCTATTGACTATCAGAATTTCACAGAAACTGATACATTTATTCAGCAAAAAAAGAGAAAGCAAAAATTAGaaatttagttttactttttattaacaGCTTATGTCGATCTAAaatactaaaaacaaacaaaaaaaaacactagtaaTTGTTTTATTACAGTCCAATAATGCCATATGAATTTttaacagtcaaaaaaaaaactgttaaactgtAACTAAATGAagcttttgtaaatgttttaagaTTATTAAAGTACATATTTATTTTCCCTAAAATGTTCTATATGAGATCTATAAAAAATGGgtcacaatttaaaataaagttctaTTAGTTAATGGCAGTTAACAATTTAATGTATtgattaacatgaactaataaaaaatacttgtacagcatttaaaacatatatttgttaGCAAATATATGAACTAACATACACCTTATTGTTGTTACcaatattttaccatttttaaacaaaaaatatgaaataaacattACAAGTTTCATATTCATGTCATATTTAATTCATGTAAAATTAAGTGCCAAAAATACTTTTAGTAAAAATTTCTATGAAGTTTTCTATTCTAGCACAAAAACTTTCAAGTGTTTAGCCATCGTGTTTAATTAAATTCTGGTACTGgtaaaaatacaaacacaacaatcAATTATCATCAGTTAAACATTTGATATATTATCATATTTGATATTAATATGGTTTTtcaatttcagatttttattaaaaAGGGATGAACACAGTAATACCATGTTTAAAACAGTAGTATTATTTTCCCCCCACATTCAATAATTAATGACAATTAAGACTCaaagacaatttttttaaatctccaatttctgttggattttagattttttcagaacatttctaaatatagaaataaaataactgatttattttatccttgccatgatgacagtatacgTAATATTTTCAATACTAATTTAGGATAgtagtattgagcttaaagtgacatttaaaggcttaagtaatTAGATTATctagacaagttagggtaataaggcaaatcatgtaatgatggtttgttttgtagactatctaaaaCATATATaaggggtaataatattgaccttaaattttttattttttttttaattacaagctgctttattttatccgaaataagactttcaccagaagaaaaaatattatcagacttactgtgaacatgtccttgctctgttaaacatcatttgggaaatatttaaaaggaaagaaaattcacagaagggctaatcattctgacttcgactgtacatACAAATCGTTTAGACTTGATCATATAATttaagtgaactg
This sequence is a window from Danio rerio strain Tuebingen ecotype United States chromosome 16, GRCz12tu, whole genome shotgun sequence. Protein-coding genes within it:
- the tent5ba gene encoding terminal nucleotidyltransferase 5ba, translating into MSSGDATEQCRRFCVLSWEQVQRLDSILGETVPVHGRGNFPTLSVQPRQIVQVVRARLEERGITVRDVRLNGSAASHVLHQDTGLGYKDLDLIFGVSLSDDQAFRVVKDVVLDSLLDFLPEGVSKERISALTLKEAYVQKLVKVCNDTDRWSLISLSNNTGKNVELKFVDSLRRQFEFSVDSFQIVLDSLLLFDRCSETPMSECFHPTVLGESMYGNFEEALGHLCNKAIATRNPEEIRGGGLLKYCHLLVRGFRPTSESEMKSLQRYMCSRFFIDFPDIGEQQRKLEAYLQNHFAGMEHKRYDCLVTLYHVVNESTVCLMGHERRQTLNLISMLALRVLAEQNAIPTVTNVTCYYQPAPYVRDINFSNYYIAHVQPLVHTCSSSYPTWLPCN